Proteins from one Mugil cephalus isolate CIBA_MC_2020 chromosome 15, CIBA_Mcephalus_1.1, whole genome shotgun sequence genomic window:
- the hpda gene encoding 4-hydroxyphenylpyruvate dioxygenase yields the protein MTSYTDKGEKHARGRFVKFHHITFWVGNAKQAASFYCDKMGFEPLAYKGLETGSREVVSHVIRQDKIIFVFESPLNPGNEVMGQHLMKHGDGAKDIAFQVEDCDFLVKTAKERGAVVVKEPWVEQDSHGRVKYAVVQTYGDTTHTLVEYLGPYKGPFLPSYKEPLFRDPLLAKLPPCGLNFIDHIVGNQPDDQMVPISDWYQKCLMFHRFWSIDDKQIHTQYSALRSIVVTNYEETIKMPINEPAMGKKKSQIQEYVDYNGGPGVQHIALNTSNIIQSIVNLRARGMEFLAAPDTYYESLRENLKTAKIKVKEDLDRLQELKILVDFDDKGYLLQIFTKPVQDRPTLFLEVIQRNNHFGFGAGNFKSLFEAIEKDQDARGNLTLLTPQGQAKAFY from the exons ATG acAAGCTACACAGATAAGGGTGAGAAG CACGCAAGGGGAAGATTTGTGAAGTTTCATCACATCACCTTCTGGGTTGGCAATGCCAAACAG GCCGCCTCGTTCTACTGCGACAAGATGGGCTTCGAGCCTCTGGCCTACAAGGGTCTGGAGACCGGGAGCAGGGAGGTAGTGTCTCATGTCATCAGACAGGACAAG ataatatttgtgtttgaatcGCCTCTAAATCCTGGAAATGAAG TGATGGGACAACACTTGATGAAGCACGGAGACGGAGCCAAAGACATCGCATTCCAAGTGGAGGATTGTGACTTCCTAGTCAAG ACAGCCAAGGAGCGAGGAGCTGTGGTCGTCAAGGAGCCCTGGGTGGAGCAGGACAGCCACGGGAGGGTCAAATACGCCGTGGTTCAGACG TACGGCGAtacgacacacacactggttGAGTACCTTGGACCCTACAAAGGCCCTTTCCTGCCCAGCTACAAAGAACCTCTGTTCAGGGACCCTCTGTTAGCCAAACT TCCACCATGCGGTTTGAACTTTATCGATCACATTGTGGGAAACCAGCCAGATGACCAAATGGTGCCAATCTCAGACTG GTATCAGAAGTGTCTGATGTTCCACCGGTTCTGGTCAATAGATGACAAGCAGATCCACACGCAGTACAGCGCGCTGAGGTCCATAGTGGTGACAAACTACGAGGAGACCATTAAGATGCCCATCAATGAGCCTGCCATGGGGAAAAAGAAGTCCCAAATCCAG GAATATGTGGACTACAACGGGGGCCCGGGCGTCCAGCACATTGCCCTCAACACGTCAAACATTATTCAGTCC ATAGTGAACCTGCGTGCCCGAGGGATGGAGTTCCTCGCAGCGCCCGACACTTACTACGAATCCCTGCGGGAGAACCTCAAGACTGCCAAAATCAAGGTGAAGGAGGATCTCGACCGCTTACAG gaaTTGAAAATCTTAGTTGATTTCGATGACAAGGGCTACCTCCTCCAAATCTTCACTAAGCCTGTGCAGGACAGACCGACGCTTTTCTTGGAGGTCATTCAGAGGAACAACCACTTT GGCTTTGGGGCAGGAAACTTCAAGTCTCTCTTTGAGGCCATTGAGAAGGACCAAGACGCCAGGGGCAACCTCACTCTGCTGACACCCCAAGGGCAGGCCAAAGCCTTCTACTGA
- the LOC125020906 gene encoding E3 ubiquitin-protein ligase RNF43 — translation MTVPQRRLAGLWPWLLMAALQVVLGQPGLEPERPALRAVIKVTLLKHEPTGKPIILEGVFVGGSAGKAEGKLMQYHPLSLCNTSEDERQESDFITIVKLEHRVPRCLPLLDKARMALDKGAQAVIFDVSDDANAAAELRETDSLPRPVVLVEAEDAEELMGLVNKNEEAKVVIEIKMEPKWPHYDVGILLTIVLAILTIVLIFAFRYKCKSNRTWDSVHQQTMRAISRLETKTYSSQGCSGSQRHRAAAWGSASSSNSSPVCAICLEEFQDGQHLRIISCAHEFHKDCVDPWLLQHRTCPLCMHNIMGTERQPQRSRLQQTAEQSQGFLHPQSYSSPHNHPFPQHAIPFSMRPHYPRGPSGPYPNLGHYSGSSPMDTQTLRFLTSRQHGSGCGYHLPADVPGRPHRIGGNCRTSTHHYTPRRPCHNYRSSCPAQRSASSSRLHHNGAPQNRGVAAHGRQDEGSCSGGSYHTERSGYLADGPASDSSSGPCHGSSSDSVLNCTDVSLQGVYGSWSTFRSSLSSDYDPFVYYGPGPGRAPRRNSLEAGAQARPRSLDSVVNKPGYAEEQPQTVCSHIHYHRHRHHHYEEGDHSQGLSKGSDEEQGAAAATAAAAAPAALVLDKDSPACPPKHSPCHCPKPDPTDQPSPGIECQDIDPSGPTGPPVLVSPIPLQLQPHCCHQVHGHPPAPLGRVGGCVLDGPSVRFHQSLDLQDDRSIHIHYGQGPGLCCSPPELHPALLPVPLILDSGGMEDWPCCAGAHVVWQKRVQQARSEPQLLGPGTSMDRPHCRFHQGPAADRNTDICLCCQSLHHNQGSEEESGV, via the exons taccACCCTCTGTCACTGTGCAACACAAGCGAGGATGAGCGACAAGAGAGTGACTTCATCACCATTGTCAAACTGGAGCACAGGGTACCCCGATGTCTGCCGCTGCTCGACAAG GCTCGCATGGCTCTGGATAAAGGAGCTCAGGCTGTGATCTTTGATGTCAGTGACgatgccaatgctgctgctgag ctgagagagacagactCCCTACCGCGCCCCGTCGTGCTGGTGGAGGCTGAGGATGCTGAGGAGCTCATGGGTTTGGTCAACAAGAACGAGGAGGCCAAAGTGGTGATTGAGATCAAGATGGAGCCTAAATGG CCACATTATGATGTGGGCATCCTGCTCACCATCGTGCTGGCTATTCTCACCATCGTCCTGATCTTTGCTTTCCGCTACAAGTGCAAGTCGAACCGGACCTgg GACTCTGTCCATCAGCAGACCATGCGGGCCATAAGTCGACTGGAGACTAAAACCTACAGCTCCCAGGGCTGCTCAGGGTCACAGCGCCACCGTGCTGCCGCCTGGGGTTCGGCCAGCAGCTCCAACTCGAGCCCCGTGTGTGCAATCTGCCTGGAAGAGTTCCAGGATGGGCAG CATCTGAGGATCATCTCCTGCGCTCACGAGTTCCATAAAGACTGCGTCGACCCCTGGCTGCTGCAGCACCGCACCTGTCCCCTCTGCATGCACAACATCATGG GAACAGAGCGACAGCCCCAGAGGAGCAGACTCCAGCAGACTGCGGAGCAAAGTCAAGGCTTCCTGCACCCTCAGTCTTACAGCAGCCCGCACAACCACCCGTTCCCCCAGCACGCGATCCCCTTCTCCATGAGGCCCCACTATCCTCGAGGGCCCTCTGGACCCTATCCAAATCTGGGCCACTACAGTGGCTCTTCTCCCATGGACACTCAGACACTGCGTTTCCTCACCAGCAGGCAGCACGGCTCCGGTTGCGGGTACCACCTCCCGGCGGATGTTCCCGGGAGGCCCCACAGGATTGGAGGTAACTGCAGGACCTCCACCCATCACTACACCCCCCGTCGGCCCTGCCACAACTACCGCTCGTCCTGTCCCGCTCAGCGCAGCGCGTCCAGCTCAAGACTGCACCACAACGGCGCCCCGCAGAACCGCGGGGTGGCGGCCCACGGCCGGCAGGACGAGGGCAGCTGCTCCGGGGGCAGCTACCACACGGAGCGCAGCGGGTACTTGGCCGACGGGCCGGCGAGCGACTCCAGCTCTGGGCCATGCCACGGCTCCTCCAGCGACTCCGTTCTCAACTGCACCGACGTGTCCCTGCAGGGAGTCTACGGCAGCTGGTCCACCTTCCGCAGCTCCCTGAGTAGTGACTACGATCCGTTTGTGTATTACGGGCCGGGTCCCGGGCGCGCCCCCCGCAGGAACAGCCTGGAGGCCGGAGCCCAGGCCCGGCCCAGGTCTCTGGATTCTGTGGTTAACAAACCTGGCTACGCTGAAGAGCAGCCGCAGACTGTGTGCAGCCACATCCACTACCACCGCCACAGACACCACCACTACGAGGAGGGGGACCACAGCCAGGGTCTGAGCAAAGGCTCAGACGAGGAGCAGGgggccgccgccgccaccgctgcAGCGGCCGCGCCCGCTGCCCTCGTCCTGGACAAAGACTCACCCGCGTGCCCTCCGAAGCACAGCCCCTGCCACTGCCCCAAGCCAGACCCCACAGATCAGCCCAGTCCTGGGATAGAGTGTCAGGACATTGACCCCAGCGGCCCCACAGGACCCCCCGTCCTCGTGTCCCCGATCCCCTTACAGCTCCAGCCCCACTGCTGCCACCAGGTTCACGGGCATCCCCCCGCTCCGCTCGGGCGAGTGGGAGGCTGCGTGCTCGACGGCCCCTCGGTTCGCTTCCACCAGAGCCTGGACCTGCAGGACGACCGTAGCATCCACATCCACTACGGCCAGGGCCCGGGCTTATGCTGCTCCCCTCCTGAGCTGCACCCCGCTCTGCTCCCCGTGCCCCTCATCCTGGACTCCGGGGGGATGGAGGATTGGCCTTGCTGCGCCGGGGCCCACGTTGTTTGGCAAAAGCGGGTGCAGCAGGCCCGGTCAGAGCCTCAGCTCCTGGGACCCGGGACCTCTATGGACAGACCACATTGCAGGTTCCACCAGGGGCCTGCTGCCGACCGCAACACAGACATTTGTTTATGCTGCCAATCATTGCACCACAATCAGG GATCAGAAGAGGAGTCTGGAGTGTGA